The Acinetobacter pittii genome contains a region encoding:
- the yfcH gene encoding TIGR01777 family oxidoreductase, giving the protein MNKNVLITGASGFIGTHLIRFLLQKNYNVIAATRQAGKTSDHPALQWIQKFEDISTRQIDYVVNLAGANIGEKRWTESHKKQLIESRVNTTRKLYAWLKQSEIFPEVIVSGSAIGYYGIDDQEKWAEVCTEQSPPQPIFMSELCQEWERAALADAQQNTKIIRLGVVFGQGGGILPKMLLPIRLNLVGQIGHGRQPVVWVHIEDVLNAIEFIFKHPQSAQIHNVVAPENVTQKAFVEQAAEVLNKKPLLSAPSTVFRCLLGEQSQLILNGQYVKPAALQTEGFEFAYPQLKMALENILASG; this is encoded by the coding sequence ATGAATAAGAATGTATTAATTACGGGTGCCAGTGGCTTTATTGGAACGCATTTAATTAGGTTCCTGCTGCAAAAAAATTATAACGTGATTGCGGCGACACGGCAGGCTGGAAAGACATCTGACCATCCTGCCTTGCAGTGGATACAAAAGTTTGAAGATATTTCGACACGGCAAATTGATTATGTGGTGAATTTGGCGGGTGCAAATATTGGCGAGAAACGCTGGACCGAGTCACATAAAAAACAGCTCATTGAAAGCCGTGTAAATACGACCCGAAAACTGTATGCATGGCTCAAGCAGTCTGAAATTTTTCCGGAAGTAATTGTGTCTGGTTCTGCAATTGGTTATTACGGAATAGATGATCAAGAAAAGTGGGCAGAAGTGTGTACTGAACAAAGCCCGCCACAGCCTATTTTTATGTCCGAGCTTTGCCAAGAGTGGGAGCGAGCAGCTTTAGCAGACGCTCAGCAAAATACTAAAATTATTCGCTTAGGCGTTGTGTTTGGGCAGGGCGGTGGCATCTTGCCTAAAATGTTACTTCCGATTCGACTCAATTTAGTTGGTCAAATTGGTCATGGTCGTCAGCCTGTGGTTTGGGTACATATTGAAGACGTATTAAACGCAATTGAGTTTATATTTAAACATCCTCAATCTGCTCAAATTCACAATGTGGTAGCGCCAGAAAATGTGACTCAAAAAGCTTTTGTTGAACAAGCAGCAGAGGTTTTGAATAAGAAACCATTGTTGTCAGCACCAAGCACTGTTTTTCGCTGTTTGTTGGGCGAACAGTCTCAATTGATCTTAAATGGTCAGTACGTCAAACCCGCAGCCTTACAAACTGAAGGATTTGAGTTTGCTTATCCTCAGTTAAAAATGGCTTTAGAGAATATACTCGCCTCAGGCTAA
- a CDS encoding ABZJ_00895 family protein, producing the protein MTKLRSYFLWFFGLCIVLTLIVGVVAALLPASVGGILTAVPYLGAMIFVLFKFLKKERRAPTVPEKKKFTLGFTLIFWGYNLCGVLFGLFLFSRKDPEILQNFMLYLKQPQFLSIMVIMLLMLAIPLYLITYWFYGKQAQRMADKMFNVQ; encoded by the coding sequence ATGACCAAATTACGTTCTTACTTTCTCTGGTTTTTTGGTTTATGCATTGTGCTCACCTTAATTGTAGGTGTTGTTGCAGCACTATTACCAGCGAGTGTAGGTGGTATTTTAACAGCCGTTCCATATTTAGGCGCAATGATTTTTGTCTTATTTAAATTTTTAAAGAAAGAACGCCGTGCCCCGACTGTACCAGAAAAAAAGAAATTTACTTTGGGTTTTACCCTAATTTTTTGGGGCTATAACTTGTGTGGTGTTTTATTTGGTCTGTTTTTATTTTCAAGAAAAGACCCTGAGATTTTGCAAAACTTTATGCTTTACCTCAAACAACCTCAGTTCTTAAGTATTATGGTGATCATGCTTTTAATGTTAGCTATTCCACTTTATTTAATTACCTATTGGTTTTATGGCAAACAAGCACAGCGAATGGCTGACAAAATGTTTAATGTGCAATAG
- a CDS encoding VOC family protein, whose product MNNIAYFEIQSSNPARDAQFYQTVFGWQFKLDENLPIEYYRIETPSTMGGLLKRPAQTPPMEYGTNAFTCSVQVENFDEVAAKILAQGGIVAMDKFAIPGRAWHGYFVDLDHNVFGIFQVDENAA is encoded by the coding sequence ATGAACAACATTGCCTATTTTGAAATCCAGTCTTCAAACCCTGCCCGTGATGCGCAGTTTTATCAAACTGTGTTTGGCTGGCAATTTAAACTCGATGAAAACTTACCGATTGAATATTATCGCATAGAGACACCTTCAACTATGGGGGGACTATTAAAACGCCCAGCCCAAACGCCTCCGATGGAATATGGCACCAATGCATTTACCTGTTCGGTTCAGGTGGAAAACTTTGATGAAGTGGCTGCAAAAATTTTAGCGCAAGGTGGTATTGTCGCGATGGATAAATTCGCTATTCCGGGCCGTGCTTGGCATGGTTACTTTGTCGATTTAGACCACAACGTTTTTGGTATTTTCCAAGTCGATGAAAATGCAGCTTAA
- a CDS encoding OsmC family protein: protein MAIHKYEVKIQWEGNTGTGTSSYRSYKRDFSIQHPQKTTIQGSSDPAYLGDVTRWNPEDLLVASASACHKLWYLHLCAVNHIHVLSYVDKALGFMEDADPVKRGHFTQIILRPEIVLEKGADQELAAKLHEEAHHECMIANSVNFPITCEASFSFAE, encoded by the coding sequence ATGGCTATTCATAAATATGAAGTAAAAATACAGTGGGAAGGCAATACGGGTACAGGTACTTCATCTTATCGTTCTTATAAACGCGATTTTAGTATTCAACATCCTCAAAAGACCACCATTCAAGGTTCATCAGACCCTGCCTATTTAGGCGATGTGACCAGGTGGAACCCTGAAGATTTATTGGTTGCATCAGCTTCAGCTTGTCATAAGCTTTGGTATTTGCACCTATGTGCAGTCAATCATATTCATGTGTTGAGTTATGTCGACAAAGCACTTGGCTTTATGGAAGATGCAGATCCAGTTAAACGTGGTCACTTCACCCAAATTATTTTAAGACCAGAGATTGTTTTGGAAAAAGGTGCCGATCAAGAACTTGCTGCAAAACTGCACGAAGAAGCACATCACGAATGTATGATTGCCAATTCGGTGAATTTTCCAATTACATGTGAAGCCAGCTTTAGCTTTGCTGAATAA
- the sbcD gene encoding exonuclease SbcCD subunit D, with translation MSVSMSVHFLHTSDWHLGQFFYNHSRHYEHQQFLSWLLTQIQEKQPHALLIAGDIFDVINPGSQAQKQLYQFLADAHRIAPHMQTLMIAGNHDSGYRIEQVEPLLEKYNAKTVGVVRWNEDKTLDLDRLLLPIYNQNQEIVAWCLALPFLRSAEITGFNEHTTNSKNAITYLHQQLIAEAKRRKTPDQALILMSHAHMQGGETSDSERPIIIGNEEALSTTLFEDAVDYVALGHLHKPQKVGQPHIRYSGSPIPLSFSEINYKHQVVEVKIDPSQEADCRLQFEAVEIPRCIQLHRIRGELNEVLQQLKALPHGVIENIDHREYVDIEYYSLTPPQPNLRQQFEAALPPDRYRLVRISRQYVNKDTTDSNATQQIALEPPTPEKLFQNIWEKQGYSADDTVLKDFLSLVQEAQKNLENDATP, from the coding sequence ATGTCTGTTTCTATGTCCGTACATTTTCTACATACTTCTGACTGGCATTTGGGGCAGTTTTTTTATAATCACTCACGACACTACGAACACCAACAATTTTTAAGCTGGTTGCTCACTCAAATTCAAGAAAAACAACCGCATGCCCTGCTTATTGCGGGTGATATTTTTGATGTTATTAACCCAGGTTCTCAAGCACAAAAACAGCTCTACCAATTTTTAGCAGATGCCCATCGTATTGCACCGCACATGCAAACGCTCATGATTGCGGGTAACCATGACTCAGGCTACCGTATTGAACAGGTCGAACCACTCTTAGAAAAATACAACGCAAAAACCGTGGGCGTGGTTCGCTGGAATGAAGATAAAACCCTAGATCTCGATCGACTACTTTTACCTATTTATAATCAAAATCAAGAGATAGTAGCATGGTGCCTTGCCCTACCTTTTTTACGCTCGGCCGAAATTACGGGCTTTAATGAACATACCACTAACAGCAAAAATGCGATTACCTATTTGCACCAGCAACTCATTGCTGAAGCCAAACGTCGCAAGACACCAGACCAAGCGCTTATTTTGATGTCGCATGCGCATATGCAAGGTGGGGAAACATCTGACTCTGAGCGCCCAATTATTATTGGTAACGAAGAGGCACTTTCGACGACTTTATTTGAAGATGCGGTCGACTATGTTGCTTTAGGACATCTACATAAACCACAAAAAGTAGGCCAGCCGCACATTCGTTATAGCGGTTCACCCATTCCACTTTCTTTTAGCGAAATTAACTATAAGCACCAAGTGGTTGAGGTCAAAATCGACCCGAGTCAGGAGGCAGACTGTCGTTTGCAATTTGAAGCTGTCGAAATTCCGCGTTGCATACAATTGCACCGCATTCGTGGTGAATTAAACGAAGTGCTGCAACAACTCAAAGCCTTGCCTCATGGCGTGATTGAAAATATTGACCACCGTGAATATGTGGATATTGAATATTATAGTTTAACGCCGCCACAGCCCAATTTACGTCAGCAGTTTGAAGCGGCTCTACCGCCTGACCGCTACCGTTTAGTGCGTATTTCACGTCAATATGTGAATAAAGACACCACCGATTCAAATGCCACTCAGCAAATCGCTCTTGAACCGCCGACACCAGAAAAACTCTTTCAAAATATTTGGGAAAAACAAGGTTACAGCGCCGATGATACGGTCTTAAAAGATTTTTTGAGTCTGGTACAAGAAGCACAAAAAAATCTTGAAAATGATGCAACACCTTAA